In Candidatus Cloacimonadota bacterium, the following proteins share a genomic window:
- the pyrB gene encoding aspartate carbamoyltransferase yields MKNLISMRDLNKEEILYFMEIAEKIEKGELNPNMDKKLAALLFFEPSTRTHFSFATAMKKIGGQTITMRGTGSSSVRKGETFADTLQTIAQYAEIIIMRSPIEGAARYASEVVNVPVVNAGDGANQHPTQALLDLYSIIKTQGTLENLTIGVAGDLKFGRTVHSLVQAMSDFNPKFKFISPSFLKMPEYIKDDLKAANLEFEELSEIDEKIDELDILYVTRIQKERFADPEDYEKVKGSYILEKSMLKGVKKNLKVMHPLPRVDEISTDVDDTEYAYYFLQAKNGVYMRQAIISILLGGV; encoded by the coding sequence ATGAAAAACTTAATCTCAATGCGCGATTTGAACAAAGAAGAAATTTTGTATTTTATGGAAATTGCTGAAAAAATAGAGAAAGGAGAATTAAATCCAAATATGGATAAGAAGTTGGCTGCGCTTCTTTTCTTTGAACCGTCAACACGAACTCACTTCTCATTTGCAACAGCAATGAAAAAAATCGGCGGACAAACGATCACGATGCGGGGAACGGGCAGCAGTTCTGTCAGAAAAGGTGAAACATTTGCTGATACTCTGCAGACTATTGCTCAATATGCGGAAATCATCATTATGAGAAGTCCGATAGAAGGTGCGGCTCGATATGCTTCGGAAGTTGTCAATGTTCCGGTAGTAAATGCCGGAGACGGAGCAAATCAGCATCCAACGCAGGCATTGTTGGATTTGTATTCCATCATCAAAACACAGGGAACTCTGGAAAACCTGACGATTGGAGTGGCAGGAGATTTAAAATTTGGCAGAACAGTTCATTCGCTTGTACAGGCGATGAGCGATTTTAATCCGAAATTCAAATTCATTTCACCCTCTTTCCTGAAGATGCCTGAATACATCAAAGACGACTTGAAAGCAGCAAATCTCGAGTTTGAGGAACTTTCCGAAATCGATGAAAAGATCGATGAACTGGACATTCTGTATGTTACCCGCATCCAGAAAGAGCGCTTTGCCGATCCTGAAGATTATGAGAAAGTGAAAGGCTCTTACATTTTGGAAAAATCGATGTTGAAAGGTGTTAAAAAGAATTTAAAAGTGATGCATCCACTACCGAGAGTTGATGAGATTTCTACAGATGTAGACGATACGGAATATGCGTATTATTTCCTGCAGGCAAAGAACGGAGTTTATATGCGTCAGGCAATAATTTCTATTCTTTTGGGAGGTGTATAA
- a CDS encoding aspartate carbamoyltransferase regulatory subunit: protein MKQMKVDAIKNGTVIDHIPAGKGMQVADLINIYGENEVLIGVNLNSRKLQKKDIIKIENRELSQDEINSIALIAPEATLTIIKDFETIRKAKAEIPKSIEGLISCPNPKCITNSEQIKTKFKVTNKNPLKIRCCYCEKKYLVDEVKIKI, encoded by the coding sequence ATGAAACAGATGAAAGTCGATGCCATCAAAAACGGAACAGTTATCGACCACATCCCTGCCGGGAAAGGAATGCAGGTTGCTGATTTAATCAATATTTACGGTGAGAATGAGGTTTTAATAGGAGTGAATCTGAATAGCAGGAAACTTCAGAAAAAAGATATCATCAAAATCGAAAACAGGGAACTTTCTCAAGATGAAATCAACAGTATCGCTCTCATCGCACCGGAAGCAACTCTCACGATCATCAAAGATTTCGAGACTATCCGCAAAGCCAAAGCGGAAATTCCAAAATCGATCGAAGGATTGATCAGTTGTCCTAATCCAAAATGTATCACAAATTCCGAGCAAATCAAAACGAAATTTAAAGTTACGAATAAAAATCCTTTGAAAATTAGGTGCTGTTATTGTGAAAAGAAATATCTGGTGGATGAAGTGAAAATAAAGATTTGA